AGGTTAAAATTTATTGTTCTTACTTTCATTGTACAAGATATTTATGTATGATAATATCAACATTTTTTAAACTCAGACAAAGGGGACGGTTCCTTTTGTCTGAATTCTAAATTGTTCAGATGAGAGGAACCGTCCCCTTTGTCTGTGTGGCAGCGTATGTTAGCCAAATACCGGGTTTTGAAGCAATTGTAAATCTTATTAGATATGATAAAGGCCTAGATCTAGCAGTAAGAAATGATTTTATACAGCCTCTTAATATTTCAAAAGAATATGATGGAGTAAAAGTGACGATAGGAGGAATTATCGTTGATGAAAGTCACATTATAATCTTTTATTCCATCAAAAATGAATCTGGAAAATCACTGGAACTAAAGAATATAGAAGCATACAATGAAAAGAATCAACCTTTAGAAGAAATAAGTTTAAGCTGGAGTGGTTTTGATAATAATAGTGTAGAAAAAGGAAGTTTTATAGATATTGCTTTTTCGGGAGATAACAATAGCATACCGGAGGTATTAAATTTAAGTATCGAATTTAAAGGCCTAAAATACAATACATTTAACTTTTCTATTCACATAGATAAAAATAAATTTAAGGGATTAAAAGAAGTTTATGCTGTAAATAGAACAATGGAAATAGATGGTCAAAAAATTACTTTTGAAAAAGTCATTATTTATCCTACACGTATTGCTCTTTATATTCATTATGACCCTTTAAACAGCAAAAAAATACTTGGTTATCCGGATATAGGAATTGTGGATGAGAAAGGAGATATATTTGGCCAAATAAGTAATGGGGTATCTGGCACAAGAAAAGATGACAACAATATAATACTTTATTTTCAAAGTAATTATTTTAAAAAACCAAAAGAACTATATGTAGCTTTTTCAAAAGTTAAAGCAATTGATAAGGATAAGGCGGAGGTAATTATAGATTTAAAGAATAAAATGATTTTAAAAAAACCGGATGAAAAGTTGAAGTTAAATGATATAGTGTACAATAAAAATGATATACAGCTTACATTTACGCTTGAAAAAATAGATAATACAAATAATCTTTATAGTCCTTTTTACAGTGAATTTGAAGATTCATCTATGAAAAAATATCATTTTTTAGGGGAGGAGATTCATGGAGGAAGGGAAGGAAAAGTAGAGGAAGTTTTAATTAGGATACCAAACGTTTCTTATGACAATCCAATTAAACTAAAAATCATTGACTATCCTAATTTTATTGGGGGAAAAGAAGTAAAAGTGAGAGTAAAACAAAGGGAAGTAATTAAGTAAAATTTAGGAAAGCTATAACCTCTGTAGATGGTTATAGCTTCTTTTATAGTTTCTCTCTTAGCCATAAACTGTTCAAAAAAACAGCCATATATCGCCTATCCGTATTGTGTAACTTTACCTGAACATCTTTTTTAATGAGTTTTTTATTGTACTGTTCTATTTCTTCAAAGTTTTTTGGAGGATTATTAGCCTGAGTCTGAGAACGAGCGTTAGTTTAGTCTGCTTTGTTGCTGGAGCAGACTTGCAAAGTGCCAATCAAAAAACATACTTTGTCTACAGTTTATGAGGAGGGTTTTCGTCCTCCTTATTTTTTATGCACTTATTCCAAATACTTTTTGCACTAGAGTTCCAAAGAGATATGATAAAACTGCTGCTCCAAGGCCTGTTGCTACCATTTCTAAAACCTTTCCTTTTATAGACAGACTTTCTGAAGCGACAGATACTATAATTCCTACTATAGAAAGTGCTATTGCTGCAAAAATTACTGAAAATGCAAGAGCTACTAAAGAGGATGAAGTGATTATAAAGTAAGGCAAAACGGGGAATACGAGTCCTACAAGGTATGCGATACCAGTATATAGAGCAGATTTTATTTCGTTTTCAGAAATCTCTTCAGTTAAAAGATTTGTCATGGCATCTTCATTGTCACTAAGTTTGTTTACAATTTCTCTCCCGATATCTTCTGGTATACCGGATTCGGATAGTTTATTTAAAAATTCCTCTTTTGCCCTGTCTTTTGAGACTCTAAATAAAAGCTCCATTTTCTTTTTTATACCCTCATTTACTTGTCTTTGAGACCTTACAGAGGTGTATGCACCTATTGCCATAGAAAGAGCACCAGCTACTCCTACTACCAAACCAGCAGTGCCAACGGTGATGGGACTTTTTGGATAAACAGCTGAAAGTCCCGTTACAGTTCCTAAAATTTCCACAAGACCATCGTTCATTCCAAGTATAAAGTCTCTTATGTTTTCTATGCTGAATTTATCTTTTTGTCTGCTAAACATTTTTTCATGTTCAAGTTCATCTTCTATGATTTTTG
The sequence above is a segment of the Thermoanaerobacter ethanolicus JW 200 genome. Coding sequences within it:
- a CDS encoding DUF4179 domain-containing protein, which encodes MAAYVSQIPGFEAIVNLIRYDKGLDLAVRNDFIQPLNISKEYDGVKVTIGGIIVDESHIIIFYSIKNESGKSLELKNIEAYNEKNQPLEEISLSWSGFDNNSVEKGSFIDIAFSGDNNSIPEVLNLSIEFKGLKYNTFNFSIHIDKNKFKGLKEVYAVNRTMEIDGQKITFEKVIIYPTRIALYIHYDPLNSKKILGYPDIGIVDEKGDIFGQISNGVSGTRKDDNNIILYFQSNYFKKPKELYVAFSKVKAIDKDKAEVIIDLKNKMILKKPDEKLKLNDIVYNKNDIQLTFTLEKIDNTNNLYSPFYSEFEDSSMKKYHFLGEEIHGGREGKVEEVLIRIPNVSYDNPIKLKIIDYPNFIGGKEVKVRVKQREVIK
- a CDS encoding VIT1/CCC1 transporter family protein; the protein is MNPIDQAISFYKEEVEAADLYTYLAKVEKNPQTKSNFEALAKLEKAHAKFWHQFLKDRNIEIPEEKSRKLRLFTYKILRTLLGSKLFVTILEMNETTSTESYYRYFNEASLTEEEKLILSKIIEDELEHEKMFSRQKDKFSIENIRDFILGMNDGLVEILGTVTGLSAVYPKSPITVGTAGLVVGVAGALSMAIGAYTSVRSQRQVNEGIKKKMELLFRVSKDRAKEEFLNKLSESGIPEDIGREIVNKLSDNEDAMTNLLTEEISENEIKSALYTGIAYLVGLVFPVLPYFIITSSSLVALAFSVIFAAIALSIVGIIVSVASESLSIKGKVLEMVATGLGAAVLSYLFGTLVQKVFGISA